The following coding sequences lie in one Actinomyces capricornis genomic window:
- a CDS encoding DUF2334 domain-containing protein, with product MTHTAVHSPARRRGAAALMALLLGTTITALGPAQAAQPAGSAAPAQTHVATEHPGAAAQPGQPGQDGQAPLPAPPEPEAAAQGVLPLELAGGEQVNLDAPVPAAQGQPTLRDLTVNPPQVPANAVEFSTPEAGPADTLVLFDTTGEWARLGEYYALAMGTLASHSGTVTVLPVKDYQPGLAGNFTNVVYVGSTYDEPLPRGFIDDVLTGNIPVMWSGFNIWQLSATDADRAAFTQRYGWDAATSYVDSEDQVTQVTYNGTGLKRDKLNTSGIIAPHITRPQDVTVLGQAQCSGADGAAKQCAPIAQSGSTSFPWAVASSGLTFVGEIPLTYLGEQDRYIAAADILLDVLQPHAGSFRQAAVRLEDISPESDPAQLQAIVDYLHGAGVPFQMAVVPIYSDPTGVENEGTPQYLTLADSPELVAVLKDATTKGGTIIQHGTTHQFGSLKNPYNGVSTDDFEFIRSWCSQVNDNQSPPIDCQPNSWVQIGGALEGTDQAWARERVEQGRQIFTEVGLPEPTVFETPHYSATREAYAGMTEVYPVRYERELLHSGLFTGTPGGPHDYYGQFFPYAVNDPYGTHVLPENLGNYEPEAANQHPPRLAADVVAAARANLVGTHATASFFFHPYYPLSELRAIVEGIQAEGYTFVPATELR from the coding sequence ATGACGCACACCGCTGTCCACTCACCAGCCAGGCGTCGGGGGGCCGCTGCCCTCATGGCGCTGCTCCTGGGCACGACGATCACCGCCCTTGGCCCGGCCCAGGCCGCCCAGCCGGCCGGTTCTGCCGCCCCCGCGCAGACCCACGTGGCCACCGAGCACCCGGGCGCCGCCGCCCAGCCGGGCCAGCCCGGCCAGGACGGCCAGGCGCCCCTGCCGGCCCCGCCCGAGCCCGAGGCCGCCGCCCAGGGGGTCCTTCCCCTGGAGCTGGCCGGCGGGGAGCAGGTCAACCTCGATGCCCCCGTGCCCGCCGCCCAGGGCCAGCCCACCCTGCGCGACCTGACCGTCAACCCCCCGCAGGTGCCGGCCAACGCGGTGGAGTTCTCCACCCCGGAGGCGGGCCCCGCCGACACCCTCGTCCTGTTCGATACCACCGGCGAGTGGGCCCGGCTGGGGGAGTACTACGCCCTGGCCATGGGGACCCTGGCCAGCCACTCGGGCACCGTCACCGTCCTGCCGGTCAAGGACTACCAGCCGGGACTGGCCGGGAACTTCACCAACGTCGTCTACGTGGGATCCACCTACGATGAGCCCCTCCCGCGCGGCTTCATCGACGACGTGCTCACCGGCAACATCCCCGTGATGTGGTCGGGCTTCAACATCTGGCAGCTCAGCGCCACCGACGCCGACCGTGCCGCCTTCACCCAGCGATACGGCTGGGATGCGGCCACCTCCTACGTCGACTCCGAGGACCAGGTCACCCAGGTGACCTACAACGGCACCGGCCTCAAGCGCGACAAGCTCAACACCTCGGGGATCATCGCCCCCCACATCACCCGGCCCCAGGACGTCACCGTGCTGGGCCAGGCCCAGTGCTCCGGGGCCGACGGCGCTGCCAAGCAGTGCGCCCCCATCGCCCAGTCCGGCTCGACCTCCTTCCCCTGGGCGGTGGCCTCCTCGGGCCTGACCTTCGTCGGCGAGATCCCCCTGACCTACCTGGGCGAGCAGGACCGCTACATCGCCGCCGCCGACATCCTGCTCGACGTCCTCCAGCCCCACGCGGGCTCCTTCCGCCAGGCGGCGGTGCGCCTGGAGGACATCAGCCCCGAGAGCGACCCCGCCCAGCTCCAGGCGATCGTTGACTACCTCCACGGGGCGGGCGTGCCCTTCCAGATGGCGGTGGTGCCCATCTACTCCGACCCCACGGGCGTGGAGAACGAGGGGACCCCGCAGTACCTGACCCTGGCCGACAGCCCCGAGCTGGTCGCCGTGCTCAAGGACGCCACCACCAAGGGCGGCACCATTATCCAGCACGGCACCACCCACCAGTTCGGCTCCCTGAAGAACCCCTACAACGGGGTATCCACCGATGACTTCGAGTTCATCCGCTCCTGGTGCTCCCAGGTCAACGACAACCAGTCGCCCCCCATCGACTGCCAGCCCAACTCCTGGGTGCAGATCGGCGGGGCCCTGGAGGGCACCGACCAGGCCTGGGCGCGCGAGCGCGTGGAGCAGGGCAGGCAGATCTTCACCGAGGTCGGGCTGCCCGAGCCGACCGTCTTCGAGACGCCCCACTACTCGGCCACCCGTGAGGCCTACGCGGGCATGACCGAGGTCTACCCCGTGCGCTACGAGCGCGAGCTGCTCCACTCCGGCCTGTTCACCGGCACACCGGGCGGCCCGCACGACTACTACGGGCAGTTCTTCCCCTACGCGGTCAACGACCCCTACGGCACCCACGTCCTGCCCGAGAACCTGGGCAACTACGAGCCCGAGGCCGCCAACCAGCACCCGCCGCGCCTGGCCGCCGACGTCGTGGCCGCCGCCCGGGCCAACCTGGTGGGCACCCACGCCACGGCCAGCTTCTTCTTCCACCCCTACTACCCCTTGTCGGAGCTGCGCGCTATCGTCGAGGGCATCCAGGCCGAGGGCTACACCTTCGTGCCGGCCACCGAGCTGCGATGA
- the wecB gene encoding non-hydrolyzing UDP-N-acetylglucosamine 2-epimerase: protein MRPTNPVQATTPRGPLRIMLVYGTRPEAIKLAPLVSAMRRDERFTPIVVVTGQHREMLDQVHEFFGITTDEDLDIHAPGQTLTQITTRCLEGVGAVLDVHQPDAVVVQGDTTSAFAAALAAFYHEVPVLHVEAGLRTGDLYSPFPEEANRRLVSQIAALHLCPTQVSRDNLLEENVDPSRVQVTGNTVIDALLEAVQHPVELDPALARALEDDSRRVVLVTAHRRESWGEPMRAIGRSVARLAAAHPEVMFIVPAHRNPRVREDLLPQIEAAPNVVWTDPLEYGAFCTVMNRADVVLTDSGGVQEEAPALSKPVLVMRENTERPEAVAFGVAELVGTDEERIVTRVSQLLTDTAAYEQMAHAVNPYGDGRACGRILAATAALFGRGEALPAFEPISPAIKENS, encoded by the coding sequence ATGAGACCAACCAACCCCGTGCAGGCCACCACCCCGCGCGGCCCCTTACGGATCATGCTGGTCTACGGCACCAGGCCCGAGGCCATCAAGCTCGCGCCCCTGGTCTCGGCGATGCGCCGCGACGAGCGCTTCACCCCGATCGTCGTGGTCACCGGCCAGCACCGCGAGATGCTCGACCAGGTCCACGAGTTCTTCGGGATCACCACCGATGAGGACCTGGACATCCACGCCCCCGGCCAGACCCTGACCCAGATCACCACCCGCTGCCTGGAGGGCGTGGGCGCCGTCCTGGACGTCCACCAGCCCGACGCCGTCGTCGTCCAGGGCGACACCACCTCGGCCTTCGCCGCGGCACTGGCCGCCTTCTACCACGAGGTGCCGGTCCTGCACGTCGAGGCGGGCCTGCGCACCGGGGACCTGTACTCGCCCTTCCCCGAGGAGGCCAACCGCCGGCTGGTCAGCCAGATCGCCGCCCTGCACCTGTGCCCCACGCAGGTCAGCCGGGACAACCTCCTGGAGGAGAACGTCGACCCCTCCCGGGTGCAGGTCACCGGCAACACGGTCATCGATGCGCTGCTGGAGGCCGTCCAGCACCCCGTCGAGCTCGACCCCGCGCTGGCCCGGGCCCTGGAGGACGACTCCCGCCGCGTCGTCCTGGTCACCGCCCACCGCCGCGAGTCCTGGGGCGAGCCCATGCGGGCCATCGGGCGGTCCGTGGCCAGGCTGGCGGCCGCCCACCCCGAGGTCATGTTCATCGTGCCGGCCCACCGCAACCCCCGGGTGCGCGAGGACCTGCTGCCCCAGATCGAGGCGGCGCCCAATGTGGTGTGGACCGACCCCCTGGAGTACGGCGCCTTCTGCACCGTGATGAACCGGGCCGACGTCGTGCTGACCGACTCCGGCGGCGTCCAGGAGGAGGCCCCCGCGCTGTCCAAGCCGGTCCTGGTCATGCGGGAGAACACCGAGCGTCCCGAGGCCGTGGCCTTCGGCGTGGCCGAGCTGGTGGGCACCGATGAGGAGCGCATCGTCACCCGCGTCTCCCAGCTGCTCACCGACACCGCGGCCTACGAGCAGATGGCCCACGCGGTCAACCCCTACGGGGACGGACGCGCCTGCGGCCGCATCCTGGCGGCCACGGCCGCCCTCTTCGGGCGCGGCGAGGCGCTGCCCGCCTTCGAGCCCATCTCCCCAGCGATCAAGGAGAACTCATGA
- a CDS encoding glycosyltransferase family 2 protein, with protein MQSVVAARAGSGRAAPPLTAIDQLGWWGALAMIGVALLYTAFMLVISRGAPRHRGAVEDGSELLIVILMPCLNEAEVIGASVQRLTSIPDPGMRIMVIDDGSDDGTAAAVEAIDDPRVEVMRRVPPRARLGKGEALNDALDLVRRKCAGYPDRRVVIGVMDADGRLDPHAIAEARTAFSSSRVGAVQMGVRINNRFHSLLARMQDMEFVIFTEVFQRGRRRLGSVGMGGNAQFVRLSALNALGPRPWTRSLTEDFDLGIRLNATAWTNEFWPHASVHQQGVTSLRRLLRQRTRWFQGNLQAITLLRRVVRDHRGWGRADTLWQILTPYMLLAGSLLTLSFLITLLTALVVTVLGWRQPWIWVIGAYIVAFGPGLIYGLIYWRIERSEGLGMLKALCYAHLFVLYGLLPSLYGWRALARAVTGRTGWAKTAREAEPAPQPQAAPDAPAPQETPTLQQTGPAQGSGPSPIGAPQPEPAPIQPVQRPVQPLVQRPGQVPERPAARVAPSAQPATAGPAAPSGQAAQAGPAEGGRIAYLRPGAVRAVGPRPVASIEEEIA; from the coding sequence ATGCAGAGCGTCGTGGCGGCGCGGGCCGGGTCGGGCCGGGCCGCGCCGCCACTGACCGCCATCGACCAGCTCGGCTGGTGGGGGGCCCTGGCGATGATCGGCGTGGCGCTGCTCTACACCGCCTTCATGCTCGTCATCTCCCGTGGCGCACCCCGGCACCGGGGAGCGGTGGAGGACGGCTCGGAGCTGCTCATCGTCATCCTCATGCCCTGCCTCAACGAGGCCGAGGTCATCGGCGCCAGCGTGCAGCGACTGACCTCCATCCCCGATCCGGGGATGCGCATCATGGTCATCGACGACGGCTCGGACGATGGCACCGCCGCCGCGGTGGAGGCCATCGATGACCCTCGCGTGGAGGTCATGCGCCGGGTGCCGCCGCGCGCCCGCCTGGGCAAGGGCGAGGCCCTCAACGACGCCCTGGACCTGGTGCGCCGCAAGTGCGCCGGCTACCCCGACCGCCGTGTCGTCATCGGTGTCATGGACGCCGATGGGCGGCTCGACCCCCACGCCATCGCCGAGGCCCGCACCGCCTTCTCCTCCTCCCGGGTGGGGGCGGTCCAGATGGGGGTGCGCATCAACAACCGCTTCCACTCCCTGCTGGCGCGCATGCAGGACATGGAGTTCGTCATCTTCACCGAGGTCTTCCAGCGGGGACGGCGCCGCCTGGGCAGCGTGGGCATGGGCGGCAACGCCCAGTTCGTGCGGCTCAGCGCCCTCAACGCCCTGGGGCCGCGGCCCTGGACCCGCTCCCTGACCGAGGACTTCGACCTGGGCATCCGGCTCAATGCCACCGCCTGGACCAACGAGTTCTGGCCCCACGCCTCGGTCCACCAGCAGGGGGTCACCAGCCTGCGGCGCCTGCTGCGCCAGCGCACCCGCTGGTTCCAGGGCAACCTCCAGGCCATCACCCTGCTGCGGCGCGTGGTGCGCGATCACCGCGGGTGGGGCCGGGCCGACACCCTGTGGCAGATCCTGACCCCCTACATGCTCCTGGCCGGCTCCTTGCTGACCCTGTCCTTCCTCATCACCCTCCTCACCGCCCTGGTGGTCACCGTCCTGGGTTGGCGCCAGCCGTGGATCTGGGTCATCGGCGCCTACATCGTCGCCTTCGGGCCGGGCCTCATCTACGGCCTCATCTACTGGCGCATCGAGCGCTCCGAGGGCCTGGGGATGCTCAAGGCGCTGTGCTACGCCCACCTGTTCGTCCTCTACGGGCTGCTGCCCAGCCTCTACGGCTGGCGGGCACTGGCCAGGGCGGTCACGGGCCGCACCGGCTGGGCCAAGACCGCCCGTGAGGCGGAGCCCGCCCCGCAGCCCCAGGCCGCCCCGGACGCACCAGCACCACAGGAGACGCCGACGCTTCAGCAGACTGGGCCCGCCCAGGGAAGCGGTCCCTCGCCTATCGGGGCACCGCAGCCGGAGCCTGCACCGATCCAGCCGGTGCAGCGGCCCGTGCAACCGCTCGTGCAGCGGCCGGGCCAGGTGCCGGAGCGGCCGGCCGCGCGGGTGGCGCCATCAGCGCAGCCGGCAACGGCTGGGCCGGCGGCGCCATCGGGACAGGCCGCGCAGGCAGGGCCCGCAGAGGGCGGGCGGATCGCCTATCTCCGACCCGGTGCGGTGCGCGCCGTCGGGCCCCGGCCCGTGGCGAGTATCGAGGAGGAGATCGCATGA